The genomic DNA ATGTTCGCGACAGCGCTGGAGGAGGGCGAGATCGTGACGGAGGTGAAGTTCCCGGTGCCCGTGGCTGCGGCCTACGAAAAGTTCATCCAGCCCGCGTCGCGGTTCCCGCTGGTGGCGGTCTTCGTGGCGCGGTTTGGCGACGGCGTGCGGGTGGCGATCACCGGCGCGTCCGAAGGCGGCGTGTTCCGCTGGACGCAGGCCGAAGAGGCGCTGAGCGCCCGCTTCGACCCCGCAGCCCTGGACGGCATCGCGATGGACCCCGACACCATGATCGCCGACCTGCACGGCGACAAACCCTACCGCGCACACCTCTGCAACGTCATGACCAAACGCGCGGTCATGGCCGCAGGCTGACAAAAGCGGCGGGACCGAACAAGGACCTCAGGGCGGCGGTGGCGCGGGAGAAGACAGCCGTGCTTCGCCGTCGCCTGTCGCACCGGCCGGTGATCCCGCATAAGGGGAGCCGACGGGCGCGTTGGCCTGATCCTGCCCGGGGCCTTTTCATTTTCGGCGCCTGCGGGCAGAAGGAGCAAACCTGCAAGGACAACGCCCATGACTGCCCGCTTTTCCTTTGATCTGATTGCCACCGACGGCATGGCGCGGACAGGCGTCATGCATACGCCGCGGGGAGATATCCGCACGCCGGCGTTCATGCCTGTCGGCACCGCCGCCACGGTCAAGGCGATGATGCCCGAAAGCGTGGCCGCCACGGGCGCTGACATCCTGCTGGGCAATACCTATCACCTGATGCTGCGTCCGACCGCAGAACGCATCGCGAAGCTGGGTGGCCTGCACCGCTTCATGAATTGGGACAAGCCGATCCTGACGGATTCGGGCGGCTTTCAGGTGATGAGCCTTGCCGATCTGCGCAAGCTGACCGAGGCGGGGGTCACCTTCAAATCGCATATCGATGGCAGCAAGCACATGCTGTCACCGGAAAGGAGCATGGAGATCCAGCGGTTGCTGGGGTCCGATATCGTGATGTGTTTCGACGAATGCCCGGCCCTGCCTGCCGACCGGGATCGCATCGCCGAGTCGATGCGGCTGTCGATGCGGTGGGCGCAGCGGTCCCGCGATGCCTTTGGCGATCGCCCGGGGCATGCGCTGTTCGGGATCCAGCAGGGCGGGCTGGAGCAGGACTTTCGCGAGGAATCGGCCAAGGCGCTGATTGACGTGGGCTTCGATGGCTATGCCGTCGGCGGTCTGGCGGTGGGCGAGGGGCAGGGGGCGATGTTCGGCTGCCTCGACTTTGCCACCGACATGCTGCCCCGTGACAAGCCGCGCTATCTGATGGGCGTGGGCAAGCCCGACGACATCGTGGGCGCCGTGAAGCGCGGAATCGACATGATGGATTGCGTGCTGCCCAGCCGGTCCGGCCGGACCGGGCAGGGGTTCACCCGTCACGGTGTGGTGAACATCAAGAATGCACGCCACGCTGACGACCCGCGGCCGCTGGACGAGGCCTGCACCTGTCCCGCCTGCCGCAACTATTCCCGCGCCTACCTGCACCACGTGTTCCGCGCGCAGGAGATGATTTCCGGCATGCTGCTGACCTGGCACAATCTGCATTATTTCCAGCAGATCATGGGCGAAATGCGGGCCGCGATCGCCGAAGGCGGCTTTGCCGCATGGGAGTCGGATTTCCACGCCACGCGGGCGCAGGGCGACATCGACCCAATCTGACGCCCTTTGCGGTCATCATCTGCTCGGATTTTGCTGACAGGGTGCAAACGTGCCGAATCTGCGGGTGAAAGACGTGAAATGGGCGGTTTGAAGGGGTGAAATGACGGATTGTCACCGTTTTGTAACGGTTCCGGCGCACCAGGCCTTGCGATAGGCCCCACACCAGAGCAATGTGGCCCGAAGACACGCATAAACGTGGTTGAAACCTGCTCTCAGCACCCCCAGATATTGTGACACGAGGAGACGTTCCCGTGGTCGCCGATTGAGGGGCCGGAGCGTTTTGCCAAACAAAGGAACAGAGCATGCAAGAACCACTTGCCCCATCCTACCCGGTCCTGCCTCTGCGGGATATCGTGGTCTTTCCGCACATGATCGTGCCGCTGTTCGTGGGGCGCGAGAAATCGGTCCGCGCGTTGGAAGAAGTCATGCGCGACGACAAGCAGATCCTGCTGTCCAGCCAGATCGACCCCGGCGAGGATGATCCCGCACAGGGTGGCATCTACAAGGCCGGCGTGCTGGCCAATGTGCTGCAACTGCTGAAATTGCCCGACGGCACCGTGAAGGTGCTGGTCGAAGGCCGCGCCCGCGTGCGGATCGTGGATTTTATCGAGAACGACAGCTTTTTCGAGGCGTCGGCCGAATATCTGACCGAAATGCCCGGCAACGAGGACGAGATCGAGGCGCTGGTGCGCACGGTCGCGGCCGAGTTCGAGCGCTATGCCAAGATCAAGAAGAACATCCCCGAAGAAGCCATGTCCGCCGTCAGCGAGACGACGGAACCGGCGAAGCTTGCCGACCTCGTTGCCGGTCACCTTGGCATCGAGGTCGCCGAAAAGCAGGGCCTGCTGGAAACGCTGAGCGTGAGCGAGCGGCTGGAGAAGGTCTATGGCCTGATGCAGGGCGAGATGTCCGTGCTGCAGGTCGAAAAGAAGATCAAGACCCGCGTGAAGTCCCAGATGGAGCGCACGCAGCGCGAATACTATCTGAACGAGCAGATGAAGGCGATCCAGAAGGAACTGGGCGACGGTGAGGACGGCCAGAACGAGGTCGCCGAGCTGGAAGCCCGGATCGAGGCCACGAAGCTGTCGAAGGAAGCCCGCGAGAAGGTCGATGCGGAACTCAAGAAGCTCAAGAACATGAGCCCGATGAGCGCCGAGGCGACGGTTGTGCGCAACTACCTTGACTGGATCCTGGCTGTGCCATGGGGCGTCAAGTCGCGTACCAAGAAGAACCTTGCCCATGCGCAGAAGGTGCTGGACGACGACCACTTTGGCCTGGAGAAAGTCAAGGAGCGCATCGTCGAGTATCTGGCCGTGCAGCAACGGTCGGCCAAGCTGAAGGGTCCGATCATGTGCCTCGTCGGCCCGCCGGGCGTCGGCAAGACATCGCTTGGCAAGTCGGTGGCGAAAGCCACGGGACGCGAGTTCATCCGCATCTCCCTTGGTGGTGTGCGTGACGAATCCGAGATCCGCGGTCACCGCCGGACCTATATCGGGTCGATGCCGGGCAAGATCATTCAGGCGCTGAAGAAGGCGAAGACCACGAACCCGCTCATCCTGCTCGACGAGATCGACAAGATGGGGCAGGACTTCCGTGGCGATCCCGCATCGGCGATGCTGGAGGTGCTTGATCCGGAACAGAACGCAAGCTTCGTCGACCACTACCTCGAGGTGGAATACGATCTGTCAAACGTGATGTTCCTGACCACGGCGAACTCTTACAACATGCCGGGGCCGCTGCTGGACCGGATGGAGATCATCAGCCTGTCCGGCTACACCGAGGACGAGAAGCGCGAGATCGCGAGAGGTCACCTGCTGCCGAAGGTCATGAAGAACCATGGTCTGAAGGAGAAGGAATTCGCGGTCGAGGACAGTGCCCTGACGGACATCGCGCGGTATTACACCCGCGAGGCCGGCGTGCGGAACTTTGAACGCGAACTGGCTAAGATCGCCCGCAAGGCGGTGACCCAGATCGCCAAGAAGACCTACGACCACGTCACGGTGACGGCGGATAACCTCGACGACTTCCTTGGCGTGCGCAAACACCGCTATGGGTTGGCGGAAAAGGACGACCAGATCGGTGTCGTGACAGGCTTGGCGTGGACCAGCGTCGGCGGGGAACTCCTGTCGATCGAGGCGCTGCGTCTGCCGGGCAAGGGCCGGATGAAGACGACCGGCAAGCTGGGCGATGTGATGAAGGAATCCATCGACGCGGCGTCCAGCTACGTGCGGTCGATCAGCCCGAAGATCGGTGTAAAACCGCCGAAATTCGACACGATCGACATCCACGTCCACGTCCCCGACGGGGCGACGCCGAAGGACGGACCCTCTGCGGGTCTCGCGATGGTCACCTCCATCGTCTCGGTTCTGACGCAGATCCCGGTCCGCAAGGACATTGCCATGACCGGCGAAGTCTCCTTGCGCGGCAACGCCATGCCGATCGGGGGGCTGAAAGAGAAACTGCTCGCCGCCCTGCGCGGCGGGATCAAGACAGTGCTGATCCCCGAGGAGAACGAGAAGGACCTCGCGGATATCCCGGACAACGTGAAGGCAGGCCTGACAATCATTCCCGTCAGCCACGTCTCTGAAGTGCTGGAACATGCGCTGATCCGGCAGCCCGATCCCATCGAATGGGACGAGGCGGCCGAGGAAGCCGCCGCCGCCGCGACACTGGCCGAACAACGCGCCCGTGTCATGGGTGGCGCCGGGGTCCACTGATCCGGCACGGCACGATAGGGGGGTGCACCGCAGGGTGCGCCCCCTTTTTTTCCGGCGTCTGACATCATCCAGCCGCAATATCTTGCGACTCTTCTCAATTGAAATCCCCGTTCGGCGGGGAGAACCATCCTGCAAGGAATCCTCATGTCCGACAAACCCGCGACACCAGGTGACGGCACCGTCCGCCTGACGCCGGCCGCCCCCAAGGCCAAGGTGGCGGCACCTCAGTCGGCCCCGGCCAAAGCACCTGCGCCGCGTGTTGTTGGCGGCAACTCTGACGCGCCCGCTGGCGAGACGGTCAAGAAGGCCGACTTCGTCGACCGTGTCGTGGCGCGCTCTGGCGTCAAGAAGAAGGACGCAAAACCCGCGATCGAGGCGACCCTTGCCGAGATCGCCGCGATCATGAGCGCCGGCGGCGAACTGGTCCTGCCGCCGATCGGCAAGCTGAAGACCGTCAAGATCAATGACCTTGGCGAGGGCGCGCAGGTGATGACGCTGAAACTGCGGACGACGAAGGACGGCGCGGGTACCTCTGGCGCCGGAAATGCGAAATCCGGGGTTGCAGAGGACGGCGACGACAGCTAAATCACCGCCCAGAGGGTGATTAGCTCAGTGGTAGAGCGCTTCGTTCACATCGAAGATGTCAGGAGTTCAAATCTCTTATCACCCACCACCACAAAATCCTTTATAGAGATCATTTAAAGGCGGCGGTCAGGGCACGTGTAAGACACTCAGCCTAATCCTGTAGGACAATTCTGATCTCAATGTAGGATGGCTGACACCGAGAGGAGTTACTCGTGGACCTCAAAGATTTCATCAAGGAAACGATCTCGGGGATCATCGAAGCCACCAATGATTTGCAAGACCAGTTTGCAGACGCAGGTATCCTAATCAATCCACCTGTGTATGGCGACAGTGGTGTCTATGAGGAGGGGAGTTCTTCTCATAGGGATCGTGCAATCCAAAAGATCGATTTTGATGTTGCTGTTACAGTAGCATCGGAGACGGGCGGCGACGTTGGAGCAAAGGTCAGAATAGTATCGGTCGAGGCTGGTGGTGCTGGAAAGCACAGCCGTTCCAATGAAGAGGTCAGCCGCGTCAAGTTTTCAATCCCCCTGACTCTGCGTCCGACAGATGCTGAAAAGCGAAATCGGAAAGAGCACAATCGTCAGTGGAATCGACGTGGTAACAACGACTCTGACCCTGTGGTCTGAATAGTTTGACGGCATCAGTCGTGCTCTGCGTCGTCTATAGTTAGTAACGACGCGACCGGTCTAGGCAGCGTGCTACTGTTGCGCGTTGACGCGGCGAACTTGAAAAGTTGAACGATTGCAATGAGCAACCCTGAATTCAAAATTGTGGCCAGGATCGACAGGTCGCGTCTGACAGCGCACATGTTCCTAGCTGTTTCAGGTGTTTGTGCGCTGCAAGCTCTCGCACTGACGGGGTGCCTGCCGTGACCCCGGCTGCGAGATTGGCTGCGGCGATCACGGTCCTTGATGATGTGATCGCGGGCACGCCTGGGGAACGGGCGCTGACCCAGTGGGCGCGGACCCACCGCTTTGCGGGGTCTGGGGATCGGGCCGCCCTGCGCGATCATGTCTACGATGTGCTGCGCGCCAGGCGGTCGCTCGCGGCCCTTGGCGGTGGCATGACGGGGCGCGCCTTGATCCTTGGCTTGCTGCGGCGTGATGGCCCCGATCCGGACAGCGTCTTTGGCAGCGGCGGTCATGCGCCGGACGCACTGACCGCAGATGAACGGGCCGCGGAGCAGCAGAGCGTAACCGGTGCAGGGGCTGCGGACCTGCCGGACTGGTTGTGGCCGTTGTGGCAGGAGGCCTTGGGCGAGGAGGCGATGTCTGCGGCCCAGTTGCAGCGCCAGCGGGCACCGGTGTTTTTGCGGGTCAACCTGTCGCGCGGCACACGTGACGCGGCCCAGGCCAGCCTTCTGGCCGATGCCGTTCCAACGGCGCCGCATCCTTTGGTGGACACGGCCTTGCGGGTGCTGGACAACCCCCGCCGGGTTGCGGCCAGTGCCGCCTACCGCGAGGGTCTGGTCGAGGTGCAGGACAGTTCATCGCAGATGGCCATCGCCCGGCTGCCGCTGCTGCCGGGGCAACGGATCCTTGATTTCTGCGCAGGCGGTGGCGGCAAGGCGCTCGCGCTGGCGGACCGCTTGGGGGGGCCGGTCTGGGCGCATGACATCGACCCGCGGCGCATGACCGATATCGCCCCCCGTGCGGCCCGTGCAGAGGTCCAGATCACGCCCTTGGCGACGGAGGCCCTCCGCAAGGCCGCACCTTTCGACCTTATCCTGTGCGATGCGCCGTGTTCCGGCAGCGGCACATGGCGCAGAACACCGGACGCAAAGTGGCGCCTGACGCCGGAAAGGCTGACCGAACTCAACGCCATACAATCCGAAATTCTTGACCGCGCAGCGCTGTTGACGCGGGCGGGAAGCGTCATGGCCTATGCCACCTGCTCGGTCCTGACCGCCGAGAACGAGGGGATCGTGGCACCGTTTCTGGAGCGGCATCCAGACTGGACACGCATTGATCGCATGGCTCTGCAGCCGACAGAACATCACGACGGATTTCAGATGTCCGTCATGCGTCGCACCTGAATAGGCAGGTGTTGCCAGGCACGCATTAACCATTTGTTGACCTGTCCCAACCTAAGCTGCACCCTCTGATCAGGGTTTGGTTCGGGGTGAACAGGAACGTGCACGACAGCGAAGCAAACATGGCGGCGCGTCATCCGACGCTTTTTTGGGTGCTGTTGACGGCGACGGCGGGTCTGGCGCTGATGGCATTGCTGTCGCAGGGTCACGTTGTGGCAACGGTGGCTGCGGCAGCCGCGGTCGCGACATTGGTGCTGGCCTTCGTTCAGCGGCTGCGGCACTTTCGCCGCGTGGCGCAGGGACACAAGCGCGGGGCAGCAGGCGCGCGTCGCTCTGCCATGCCCGCACAGGACGCGATCATCGCGTTGCTGTCGCATGATGCCGATGTGGCTTATCTGACCGATATCGACGGCGACATCATCTATGCCAATCAGGTGGCGCTGGAACGCTTCGGTGATATCTCTGACGGGCATCTGGCTTCGGCCTTCAGCCGCATCCTCGCCAATCCCGAAGCCGTTCTGTTTCGCTTGCAGAACCGCGCTGCTGCCACCGGTGCCGCCCGCGAGGACATCATCACCCGGTCGGGCCAGTTTCGGATGTCGCTCGTGCACTTGGGCGATGACAAGCAACTGTGGCGCCTTGACGATCTGGGCAAGGCAGCGCGGTCTACGGGGCGTGCCGCGGACCTGCTGACCCTGCCGATGCTGACGGCGGGCCCGACGGACGCGATTCTGTATCTGAACGAGGCGTTTCGTAAACTGCTGGGGGCGCGGCCGAAATCGCTCTCCGGCATTTTTGGCCCGGAACCGCTGGTCAGTGGACAATCGCGGCAGATCCAGACGGTAGACGGCATCGAAAATGTCATGCTGGGCGTTGTCGAAGGGGCCGCGGGCCGTCGCGAGATCTATCTCTTTCCACCCGGCCCGACCGCTGATGTCCGGACCCTCCCTCCGGTGCTGTCTGCGGGGTGGAATGCGATCGAGGATCTGCCGGTGCCCCTGCTCAAGATTGCCGAGGACGGCCAGATCACGGCATCGAACCGCGAGGCGCGGAGTCTTCTTGGCCTTGCGGAGGGGCAGGACCGTCGGGTTCAGGATGTGCTGGACGGTCTCGGGCGCCCCATCACGGACTGGGTCCGCGAGGCGCTAAACGGCCACGGCGGTCATGTCAGTCAATTCCTGCGGGGCCGTGGGGACCGTCAGGAGATCTTTGTCCAGGTGACTCTCAACACGGCTGACGGACCCGAAGGCCGTCATCTGATTGCGGTGCTGAACGACGTCACCGAATTGAAAACGTTGGAAGCGCAATTCGTTCAAAGCCAGAAGATGCAGGCCATCGGTCAGCTTGCCGGTGGCGTCGCGCATGATTTCAACAATCTGCTGACGGCCATCTCGGGCCATTGCGACCTGTTGCTGCTGCGGCATGATCAAGGCGATCATGATTACGGCGATCTGATCCAGATTCACCAGAACGCCAATCGTGCGGCCAGCCTCGTCGGTCAACTGCTCGCCTTTTCCCGCAAGCAGAACCTGCAGCCGGAACGGATCGACCTGCGCGACACGCTGTCGGATCTGACGCATCTGCTGAATCGTCTGGTGGGGGAAAAGGTATCGCTGGTGCTTGATCACGATCCAGATCTGGCCGCGATCAAGGCGGACAAACGGCAACTGGAACAGGTCATGATGAACCTTGTCGTGAACGCACGCGACGCCATGCCCCAAGGCGGAGAGATCGTGATCAAGACCGAAAACAGGCTGCTGTCAAAGCCGGTGGAGCGCGACCGGGTCACCGTGCCGCCCGGTGACTATGTTGTGGTCCGGGTTGTGGATGAAGGATGCGGCATTCCCGCTGACCGGCTGCACAAGATCTTCGAACCATTCTGGACCACG from Loktanella sp. M215 includes the following:
- a CDS encoding trypco2 family protein, with translation MDLKDFIKETISGIIEATNDLQDQFADAGILINPPVYGDSGVYEEGSSSHRDRAIQKIDFDVAVTVASETGGDVGAKVRIVSVEAGGAGKHSRSNEEVSRVKFSIPLTLRPTDAEKRNRKEHNRQWNRRGNNDSDPVV
- the tgt gene encoding tRNA guanosine(34) transglycosylase Tgt, which translates into the protein MTARFSFDLIATDGMARTGVMHTPRGDIRTPAFMPVGTAATVKAMMPESVAATGADILLGNTYHLMLRPTAERIAKLGGLHRFMNWDKPILTDSGGFQVMSLADLRKLTEAGVTFKSHIDGSKHMLSPERSMEIQRLLGSDIVMCFDECPALPADRDRIAESMRLSMRWAQRSRDAFGDRPGHALFGIQQGGLEQDFREESAKALIDVGFDGYAVGGLAVGEGQGAMFGCLDFATDMLPRDKPRYLMGVGKPDDIVGAVKRGIDMMDCVLPSRSGRTGQGFTRHGVVNIKNARHADDPRPLDEACTCPACRNYSRAYLHHVFRAQEMISGMLLTWHNLHYFQQIMGEMRAAIAEGGFAAWESDFHATRAQGDIDPI
- a CDS encoding HU family DNA-binding protein: MSDKPATPGDGTVRLTPAAPKAKVAAPQSAPAKAPAPRVVGGNSDAPAGETVKKADFVDRVVARSGVKKKDAKPAIEATLAEIAAIMSAGGELVLPPIGKLKTVKINDLGEGAQVMTLKLRTTKDGAGTSGAGNAKSGVAEDGDDS
- the lon gene encoding endopeptidase La: MQEPLAPSYPVLPLRDIVVFPHMIVPLFVGREKSVRALEEVMRDDKQILLSSQIDPGEDDPAQGGIYKAGVLANVLQLLKLPDGTVKVLVEGRARVRIVDFIENDSFFEASAEYLTEMPGNEDEIEALVRTVAAEFERYAKIKKNIPEEAMSAVSETTEPAKLADLVAGHLGIEVAEKQGLLETLSVSERLEKVYGLMQGEMSVLQVEKKIKTRVKSQMERTQREYYLNEQMKAIQKELGDGEDGQNEVAELEARIEATKLSKEAREKVDAELKKLKNMSPMSAEATVVRNYLDWILAVPWGVKSRTKKNLAHAQKVLDDDHFGLEKVKERIVEYLAVQQRSAKLKGPIMCLVGPPGVGKTSLGKSVAKATGREFIRISLGGVRDESEIRGHRRTYIGSMPGKIIQALKKAKTTNPLILLDEIDKMGQDFRGDPASAMLEVLDPEQNASFVDHYLEVEYDLSNVMFLTTANSYNMPGPLLDRMEIISLSGYTEDEKREIARGHLLPKVMKNHGLKEKEFAVEDSALTDIARYYTREAGVRNFERELAKIARKAVTQIAKKTYDHVTVTADNLDDFLGVRKHRYGLAEKDDQIGVVTGLAWTSVGGELLSIEALRLPGKGRMKTTGKLGDVMKESIDAASSYVRSISPKIGVKPPKFDTIDIHVHVPDGATPKDGPSAGLAMVTSIVSVLTQIPVRKDIAMTGEVSLRGNAMPIGGLKEKLLAALRGGIKTVLIPEENEKDLADIPDNVKAGLTIIPVSHVSEVLEHALIRQPDPIEWDEAAEEAAAAATLAEQRARVMGGAGVH
- a CDS encoding RsmB/NOP family class I SAM-dependent RNA methyltransferase, with translation MTPAARLAAAITVLDDVIAGTPGERALTQWARTHRFAGSGDRAALRDHVYDVLRARRSLAALGGGMTGRALILGLLRRDGPDPDSVFGSGGHAPDALTADERAAEQQSVTGAGAADLPDWLWPLWQEALGEEAMSAAQLQRQRAPVFLRVNLSRGTRDAAQASLLADAVPTAPHPLVDTALRVLDNPRRVAASAAYREGLVEVQDSSSQMAIARLPLLPGQRILDFCAGGGGKALALADRLGGPVWAHDIDPRRMTDIAPRAARAEVQITPLATEALRKAAPFDLILCDAPCSGSGTWRRTPDAKWRLTPERLTELNAIQSEILDRAALLTRAGSVMAYATCSVLTAENEGIVAPFLERHPDWTRIDRMALQPTEHHDGFQMSVMRRT
- a CDS encoding ATP-binding protein codes for the protein MAARHPTLFWVLLTATAGLALMALLSQGHVVATVAAAAAVATLVLAFVQRLRHFRRVAQGHKRGAAGARRSAMPAQDAIIALLSHDADVAYLTDIDGDIIYANQVALERFGDISDGHLASAFSRILANPEAVLFRLQNRAAATGAAREDIITRSGQFRMSLVHLGDDKQLWRLDDLGKAARSTGRAADLLTLPMLTAGPTDAILYLNEAFRKLLGARPKSLSGIFGPEPLVSGQSRQIQTVDGIENVMLGVVEGAAGRREIYLFPPGPTADVRTLPPVLSAGWNAIEDLPVPLLKIAEDGQITASNREARSLLGLAEGQDRRVQDVLDGLGRPITDWVREALNGHGGHVSQFLRGRGDRQEIFVQVTLNTADGPEGRHLIAVLNDVTELKTLEAQFVQSQKMQAIGQLAGGVAHDFNNLLTAISGHCDLLLLRHDQGDHDYGDLIQIHQNANRAASLVGQLLAFSRKQNLQPERIDLRDTLSDLTHLLNRLVGEKVSLVLDHDPDLAAIKADKRQLEQVMMNLVVNARDAMPQGGEIVIKTENRLLSKPVERDRVTVPPGDYVVVRVVDEGCGIPADRLHKIFEPFWTTKRPGEGTGLGLSTVYGIVKQTGGYIFANSEVGIGTEFELLFPSHSLPVTDSPLLAPPPHAALARQGDGVVLLVEDEAPVRAFASRALRLRGYTVLEADCAEGALDLLADPDLHVDIFVTDVIMPGKDGPTWVREALADRPTTKVVFVSGYSEDAFADENERIPNAVFLPKPFSLNELTNTVQDQLA